One Terriglobales bacterium genomic region harbors:
- a CDS encoding tetratricopeptide repeat protein, which produces MTCFSRIFALILVLLPPLGAGAQTRPANLSAQTLLVLPFENESKAPGLEWISESFPELLGRRLASPQLYILSREDRNIAFDRAGIPANVHLSHATLYRIAEQMDADFVVLGSYSFDGQTFTARARLLDMKALRLSAEQSESGALVKLIDVQSALAWDLLRLIHPELLPSRDRFLASAPSIRLDALENYVRGVVATSRPDKIRRLHEAIRLSPDYTLAMLQLGRTYFDGRDYEQAATWFGRVPHNDPGAREAGFYLGLATYYLGDFARSEEAFSFVASRLPLTEVFNNLGIVAGRRGKRAEIEYLQKAVKTDPNDPDYHFNLGIALYKAGDIAGATRQLRDTLGLHPADSEAKALLDSIALAGVTRGSDPSGVARVSDAGRAKVPLQRIKRNYDETSFQQLALEIQNATEQRLSRADPRTHAAFHVTRGREYLAQGFKAEAERDFREAVQLDPTSVEAHLGLAYCLEDISDASARAEAETALRLQPISTDALLVLARLDLKSNQRQAAEETVDRVLVLEPNNSAALALKRTIAEKELK; this is translated from the coding sequence TTGACCTGCTTCTCGCGTATTTTCGCCCTGATTTTGGTGCTGCTTCCCCCGCTCGGCGCCGGCGCCCAGACGCGTCCGGCCAATCTTTCAGCCCAGACCCTGCTCGTTCTTCCCTTTGAAAACGAATCCAAGGCGCCTGGTCTGGAATGGATCAGCGAATCGTTTCCTGAGCTCCTCGGGCGACGGCTTGCCTCCCCGCAGCTGTATATCTTGTCGCGCGAGGACCGCAACATTGCCTTCGACCGCGCCGGCATTCCCGCCAACGTCCATCTTTCGCACGCCACGCTTTATCGCATCGCCGAGCAGATGGACGCCGATTTCGTCGTGCTCGGCTCCTACAGCTTCGACGGCCAGACCTTCACCGCTCGCGCACGATTGCTGGACATGAAAGCGCTCCGCCTCTCTGCGGAACAAAGCGAATCCGGCGCCCTCGTCAAGCTCATCGACGTCCAGAGCGCCCTCGCCTGGGACCTGCTGCGCCTTATCCATCCTGAACTGCTGCCTTCCCGCGACCGCTTTTTGGCCTCCGCGCCTTCCATCCGTCTCGATGCGTTGGAAAACTACGTTCGCGGCGTGGTTGCCACCTCGCGTCCTGACAAGATCCGGCGCCTTCACGAAGCCATCCGCCTTAGTCCCGATTACACCCTCGCCATGCTTCAGCTCGGCCGCACCTATTTCGACGGACGAGACTACGAGCAGGCCGCCACTTGGTTTGGCCGCGTTCCCCACAACGATCCCGGCGCCCGCGAAGCCGGCTTCTATCTCGGCCTGGCCACTTACTACCTTGGCGATTTCGCCAGGTCCGAAGAGGCGTTCTCTTTCGTAGCGTCCCGTCTGCCGCTCACCGAGGTTTTCAACAATCTCGGCATCGTTGCCGGACGCCGCGGCAAGCGCGCCGAGATCGAATATTTGCAGAAAGCGGTCAAGACAGATCCCAACGATCCCGACTACCACTTCAACCTCGGCATCGCGCTCTACAAGGCTGGGGACATCGCCGGCGCCACGCGCCAGTTAAGGGATACGCTGGGCCTGCATCCGGCGGATTCGGAGGCCAAAGCGCTTCTCGATAGCATCGCTCTCGCCGGCGTCACCCGCGGTTCCGATCCCAGCGGAGTCGCGCGAGTCTCCGATGCGGGTCGCGCCAAGGTTCCACTCCAGCGCATCAAGCGCAATTACGACGAGACATCGTTCCAGCAACTGGCGCTCGAGATTCAAAACGCCACCGAGCAGCGCCTCTCCCGGGCTGACCCGCGCACTCATGCCGCGTTTCACGTCACCCGGGGCCGCGAGTACCTGGCGCAGGGCTTCAAGGCGGAAGCCGAACGGGATTTCCGCGAGGCGGTTCAACTCGACCCCACCAGCGTCGAGGCGCATCTCGGACTCGCCTATTGCCTGGAGGACATCAGCGATGCCTCGGCGCGTGCCGAGGCGGAGACCGCCCTCCGTCTGCAGCCTATTTCCACCGACGCACTGCTGGTCCTCGCCCGTCTCGACCTGAAATCCAACCAGCGCCAGGCCGCCGAAGAGACCGTGGATCGCGTGCTCGTGCTCGAACCGAACAACTCCGCCGCGCTCGCCCTCAAGCGCACCATTGCAGAAAAGGAATTGAAATGA
- a CDS encoding nodulation protein NfeD, which translates to MKTAEVRMNGELTSRSHLGPNGAVIRQSSFFLTVLLLLSAAVTARADVLRLDINDTIHPITLEYITRAIETAKTEHADAILIRLSTPGGLAESTREIIQQIVASPVPVIIYVGPSGARAASAGFFILESADVASMAPGTNTGAAHPVTIGGGQPDKIMSEKIENDSAALMRSVVAKRGRNVEIAESAVRQSKSFTDQEALQDKLIDLVTPNERDLLTQLDGRTITRFNGDKLTLHLANKPVRQFDMTLKQRILAYLMDPNIAFVLLAIGLLALYVEFNHPGAVVPGVVGFFFVVLAVFALNILPVRYAALALILVAFVFFALEAKFASHGILTIAGIVSMVLGALLLVDAPIPQMRVRLWTALAVAVPLGLITTFLMGIALKARHNKIATGVQGLIGEIAIARTVLAPQGKVFVHGELWNAISSAPVEAGAEVRIRAVSDLHLEVEPLTGIERNPRQYVTPFAKP; encoded by the coding sequence ATGAAGACTGCGGAAGTCAGAATGAATGGCGAACTCACTTCTCGCTCTCACCTCGGTCCTAACGGAGCGGTTATACGTCAATCGTCATTCTTCTTGACTGTGCTGCTGCTCCTGTCCGCCGCCGTCACGGCCCGCGCCGACGTCCTCCGACTCGACATCAACGACACCATTCACCCCATCACGCTGGAATACATCACCCGCGCCATTGAAACCGCCAAGACCGAGCACGCTGACGCCATCCTCATCCGCCTTTCTACGCCCGGCGGCCTGGCTGAATCGACGCGCGAGATCATCCAGCAAATCGTCGCCTCGCCCGTGCCTGTCATCATTTACGTCGGCCCCAGCGGCGCGCGCGCCGCCTCGGCCGGCTTCTTCATCCTGGAATCCGCCGATGTCGCTTCCATGGCCCCCGGCACCAATACCGGCGCTGCCCATCCGGTGACGATCGGTGGCGGACAGCCCGACAAGATCATGTCGGAAAAAATCGAGAACGATTCCGCCGCCCTCATGCGTTCCGTGGTCGCCAAGCGCGGACGCAATGTTGAGATCGCCGAGAGCGCGGTGCGCCAATCCAAGTCCTTCACCGATCAGGAAGCGCTCCAGGACAAGCTCATCGACCTGGTCACCCCCAACGAGCGCGATCTCCTCACTCAGCTCGATGGCCGCACCATCACCCGCTTCAATGGCGACAAGCTCACTCTTCATCTTGCCAACAAGCCAGTGCGCCAATTCGACATGACGCTCAAGCAGCGCATCCTCGCTTACCTCATGGATCCCAACATCGCCTTCGTGCTGCTCGCCATCGGGCTGCTGGCGCTCTACGTCGAATTCAACCACCCGGGCGCGGTCGTACCCGGCGTGGTCGGCTTCTTCTTCGTTGTGTTGGCTGTTTTTGCCCTGAATATCCTGCCGGTGCGTTACGCCGCGCTTGCTCTCATCCTGGTCGCGTTCGTCTTCTTCGCTCTGGAGGCGAAGTTCGCCTCGCACGGCATCCTCACCATCGCCGGCATCGTCTCTATGGTGTTGGGCGCTCTGCTGCTGGTGGATGCGCCGATCCCGCAGATGCGCGTCCGCCTCTGGACCGCCCTCGCCGTCGCCGTTCCGCTCGGCCTCATCACGACATTCCTGATGGGTATTGCGCTCAAGGCCCGCCACAACAAGATCGCCACCGGCGTGCAAGGCCTGATCGGCGAGATCGCCATCGCGCGCACCGTGCTGGCGCCGCAGGGCAAGGTGTTCGTGCACGGGGAATTGTGGAACGCTATCTCGTCTGCTCCGGTTGAAGCCGGCGCTGAGGTCCGCATCCGCGCCGTCTCTGACCTCCACCTGGAAGTTGAGCCCTTGACCGGCATCGAGCGCAACCCGCGCCAATACGTCACACCCTTCGCCAAGCCCTGA
- a CDS encoding DUF2203 domain-containing protein, which translates to MSKRTFSLDEAHALLPVLQSLLRRGMEAKQRVEEIEAEFQKLNHRIFLSGGLEVDVVALARRRAESDKSLQQIKDSLAEIESTGVQVKDMDSGLLDFPCVVEGETILLCWKLGEERITHWHGVEEGFAGRKPIDQRIARAKGKSN; encoded by the coding sequence GTGTCCAAACGCACCTTTAGTCTCGACGAAGCGCACGCGCTGCTGCCGGTGCTCCAATCCCTCCTCCGCCGCGGCATGGAAGCCAAGCAGCGGGTGGAGGAGATCGAGGCGGAGTTCCAGAAGCTGAACCACCGCATTTTTCTCAGCGGAGGATTGGAAGTCGATGTCGTCGCGCTGGCCCGCCGCCGCGCCGAAAGCGACAAGTCGTTGCAGCAGATCAAGGACTCGCTCGCCGAAATCGAGTCCACCGGCGTACAGGTGAAGGACATGGACAGCGGCCTGCTGGATTTTCCCTGTGTGGTTGAGGGTGAGACCATCCTGTTGTGCTGGAAGCTGGGCGAAGAGCGCATCACGCACTGGCACGGGGTCGAGGAAGGTTTCGCCGGCCGCAAGCCCATCGACCAACGCATCGCCCGGGCTAAGGGCAAATCCAACTAA
- a CDS encoding YncE family protein has translation MKHRLTLLALILLTLAVPGYSQRPSKGTTLKRVAVIDLPGPVGKRFDYMTIDFDDNYLLASHLGAGLLYVIDLKTNRVVQSIPDLPGSEGVEYVPELKKAYTSDWYENKVGVVDLKQMKVTAKIAVDDKPDGSTYAAPFHKLYVSNERGKTESVIDVTTDKVVKTMRFESEMGTPVYDPISRKVLVNLQDQDTIAEIDPASDTVTARYPVPDCKDNHGITLDQERRRAFLVCEGNDRVAVFDLEKHKAIATLAIPAGGDVVKFDPGLRRIYVACYSGAIAVIQQDDADHYRKLEDFPVERKVHSIAVDPRTHRVYAPEEQEKGRPVARMVVYDAEQ, from the coding sequence ATGAAACACAGATTGACACTTCTTGCTCTCATCCTGCTGACGCTGGCGGTTCCCGGGTACTCGCAGCGCCCGAGCAAGGGGACGACGCTGAAAAGAGTCGCCGTCATCGATCTTCCGGGTCCGGTCGGAAAACGCTTTGACTACATGACGATCGACTTTGACGACAACTACCTTCTGGCGTCCCACCTCGGGGCCGGACTGCTGTACGTGATCGACCTCAAGACCAATCGCGTGGTGCAATCGATTCCCGATCTACCCGGAAGCGAGGGAGTTGAATATGTCCCGGAACTGAAGAAGGCGTACACCTCCGACTGGTATGAGAACAAGGTGGGCGTCGTTGACCTCAAGCAGATGAAAGTGACGGCGAAGATTGCGGTGGACGACAAGCCCGACGGAAGCACCTACGCTGCCCCGTTCCACAAGCTTTATGTGTCGAACGAGCGCGGGAAAACAGAATCGGTGATCGACGTCACCACCGACAAAGTCGTCAAGACAATGCGCTTCGAGAGCGAAATGGGCACGCCGGTGTACGACCCGATATCAAGGAAGGTGCTGGTCAATCTGCAGGACCAGGACACGATCGCGGAGATTGACCCGGCAAGCGACACCGTTACAGCGCGCTATCCGGTCCCGGACTGCAAGGATAATCACGGGATTACGCTCGACCAGGAGCGCCGGCGCGCATTCCTGGTGTGCGAGGGCAACGACCGCGTGGCAGTCTTCGACCTGGAAAAGCACAAGGCAATCGCGACCCTCGCGATTCCGGCCGGGGGCGATGTCGTGAAGTTCGACCCGGGGCTGCGCCGCATTTATGTCGCGTGTTATAGCGGAGCGATTGCCGTGATCCAACAGGACGACGCCGACCACTACCGGAAGTTGGAAGACTTCCCGGTGGAACGCAAGGTGCACAGCATTGCCGTCGATCCACGAACGCACCGCGTTTATGCACCGGAAGAACAGGAGAAGGGAAGACCAGTGGCGAGAATGGTCGTGTACGACGCCGAACAGTGA